A window of Hypomesus transpacificus isolate Combined female chromosome 7, fHypTra1, whole genome shotgun sequence genomic DNA:
ACGCATCTCAGACACTTCACTCAAACCACCAAGGAGCTGTCAGTTCATATTTGTAAATACCCCTTTAAACTTGTTTCCCTACGAGGGTATTTTAAACATGGCTTACTGGCTAAAACGGATGtcctcacacacattttctaattaattttttttgtttttctttcaaggCTTTCATTGTTCTTGGGTCAATCAGTTTCATCATGATAGATAGATAAATGGATACATAGATGGTTGGATGAATGGGTGCATTATTAATCCCCATGGGGAAGTTGTAGAGCACCAGTAATgtcagtgtgagagagattgtCAACGGGCCACTGGAGCTCTTTGAAACAATATACTCCAAACTGGACTGACTCGCTAATGCATGTGACACAACTTTCATGTCATGATGGTAGCTCCACGGGAACAGGTCAGATCCAGAAGGGCACCAGCAGAGaggcatgaaggtcagaggaCGGAATTTGCAGTGAATAGAGAAAACAAAGATAACATACAGGCAACAGGAGTTATTCAGTTAGAGGGACACTTAATCATGGATACGACAGCAGCCACAATGTTTTAGGATGGTTTGCCATACCAGCACTCCTAGAATCTAGGCCTGTAGTTCCAGTGTAATGCTTACAACACGCTGTGTACAGTCATTACTAATAGTGTGTCACATGCAATAATGTTCCAACCTAGTTAATGTGCTGTTCTAAGTGTATACAGAGCCAAAACCTCAGCCCACTGTACCACAGTCGAGGGATTTCAGACATAACTCCCACAGAATTAGAACAAATTGTTGTTGCAGACTAAGATTTCATACTTTTTTTCTGAGGTGTTAGAATGGATGACTTAACAGTATTGATATGGATTTATGCCCAGTGCTTTTTCTACTCTGCATCATGAAACATACATGCCCAGTACTGAGGAAACATGAGTTTTATGCAGTGAAACTTCAACAGAGAAGTGGTAACAAACACGCAGATCCGTATAGAAGACAGGAAACCGCATCACAGagtttgatgatgatgattaagaacGGTTGCCTTGAAAAGGAAACTCCCACACAAAACTGTTAGTATCAGTTTGTCCATCAAATTGAGTACAGGGAGCCTCCGCTAACTTGTAGAACTTAAGTTCTGAAAAAATCCTGACTGATCTATCACAAAACACCACCTCAGGCAGGACGTGCTGTTCTAACTGTACCTAGATCTTGGGCTTGTGGGAACAGGATAACATCTTGTGCAAACTTGCATAGGTGCTGTGTGGAATGCATTGTCAACTTGGTTTTCCATCCCCCCAGGCTGTCAGAGACAATGATCCTTTAAAAACCTAGTCTGTATAATTGTGTTGTATCTCTGGCCATATCTGTTAAAATGTCAGttctcaacaaaacaaaaagataGTCCAGGTACAGTTTGTGATATTACCAACTCATCTGTTGCTGTCACGCAGCATTTTAGAAATGTCAGCATTTTTATTCACACAGAAAAACAGCGTGTATTGTCCCTGTTCTTTTGTTATAAAACCTCACCTCCCCAAAGCACAAGGTGCAGTGTGGTAACTAGATACAGGGTCTGgactggaggggggtggggaggggaccctgggggagggggatctGTATTCTTTGGGCTGTGTTGGGGCTGTGTAGCCCCCTCAGTGTTGAGTGGGTAGTGAAAGGCCCATTATAAGACAAGTCTTCGCTTACCGTTCCAAGTTCATTTCGTCAAACTAAAGCAGAGCCAGAAGAAAAACACAACCCCATGCTCTGCTTTTTAAGTTGCCCCCCTCAGCATCTTCAGTGTACATAACACCACAGATTAAACATTTGCTCTCTGACTCCCACTGGTATATTTTAGATTTCATGATAAGTATTCAATTTTTCGTACATAATTTTATACTATAAAATACTACTACACACTCCTTTGTATGTTTCTCATGAAAGAATGTTGAAACATTCCTCCGTTACATTGATCTATAGTATTTTTTTTCCTCATTCTGTGTCTCTCAGATTATCTCCTTGGTGATGGTATCCATTGGTGTGTATGCCCGGATGATGAAGCAGGCAGGTAAATAACCTTCGGCTAAATATATAACCCACTGTACACAAGGAAAGTATGCCAACTACGTAAAATATGTAACACAATTGAATATACAATTAATTAATACATTCATTAATAAGTGTTGAGAGGAAAGTGTTTGGTGTGCTGTTAGGGTTGGAATCAGCGCATATCTTTTTGTCAGAAGTGTTGGTGCATGGGCAGTATTGAGTTTCCAGAACTGCCTCAATGGCTTTGTGTTCTAACCATGCCTATTGAATGCAGTGACAGACAGCACACCAAAGGCAGCTATGGCCAGGATCACACGAGAGAGGTTTTAGTTTGAGTGGTTTAGGATTCCAAAGGTCATTTTGTCATGAGGAATTTCAGAAATGCTACTGCTTACAAAtcctatttcattttttttttatctgtctGTGAATTATTTCAAAAAATAATTACCAGGAGCTCAGTGTGCTTTAAAAATTAACAAAAGATTTGATGTACTGGCACAATCTCATCTGACTCGCTCAAATCCcctttatttctttctctctttatctttacATCTCCTGCCcattttttctctgtcttctttctATGTCTGTGACATATCACTCTGCCCTCTCTGTTccacctctcaccctccatcaccccctctcccctgggtaCTTCAGAGGCCGCTATGGCCTGTCTGTCCGTGGACCCTGCCATTCTGTTGATGGTCGTGGGGGTGTTGATGTTTTTCATCACCTTCACCGGCTGTGTGGGCTCCCTTAGAGAGAACATCTGCCTCCTACAAACGGTTAGTGGTCTGGTCTGCCTGCTGAACTGTGATATACTGTAGTGTACCGGTCACATGACGTAATGTATAGGTCACATGATGTAGTGTACAGGTGACATGCTGTAGTCTACAAGTCACGTAATGTAGCGGACAGCTCACATGCTGTTGTGTTCAAGTGAGATACTGTAGTGCTTCTAGAAGTTATATAACACTTGAAGGCCTTGAAAACACTGTGAAAGGCCTTCGGATGAAAACagtctttctctgtcccctAGTTCTGCGTCTGCCTGACAGTAATCTTCCTGCTTCAGTTAGCTGCTGGTGTCCTTGGCTTTGTCTTCTCAGATAAGGTACAGTATTACAGTTTCTCTCAGCGGTGTAGTATAGTAAGAAGCAGTAAGTAACCTGTAGATTCAGCAAGCCCCCATCTTCTACGTAAAAAGCGCCCTCTGTTGCTCAGTATATTAGACTGCCGCTATTTTCACACACCCAATCCTTTTGGGTTGTTTATTTTGAGAAAAATGATAGGGGTTTGTGTTCTgtgaataaatatatgtatataattaAATGACTCACTAATTAGTAGTTTAATTAATAGTTGGAAATGAAATTGCTATtatctttccccccctcccaaagGCTCGTAATAGGGTGACTGGGATCATCAACCAGGCTATCGTTCATTACAGGGATGACATTGATCTTCAAAACCTCATTGATTTCGGACAGAAAGAAGTAACAATTTTTACCTAATATCTTATCATTCGAAAAACCATTATAGGACGCAAgctttcataaaaatgtcagttcTAAAAACTATACTTGAATCCTCCCCAGTTCAGCTGCTGTGGAGGTGTGACATATACAGACTGGTCCCAGAACATGTACTTTAACTGCACTCCAGACAACCCCAGCCGAGAACGCTGTTCTGTTCCGTTCTCCTGCTGCCTCATATCCAAAGACCAGGTCAGCCACGCCTTCTCTTACTGTTCATACATATCAGATTAGCCTCTCTGTGATCATCTTTCATGGCTTGTCCGTTTAGCTGAACAGATTAATCGGATTAACCGGAAGTATGTTTCTTCATGTCCAGGCGGTCATCAACACAATGTGTGGCCAAGGGATGCAGGAGCTGAAGTACTTGGAGGCTGAAGCCTTCATCTATACCAACGGCTGCATCGACAAGCTGGTCAACTGGATCCACAGCAACCTGTTTCTGCTAGGGGGCATAGCCCTGGGCCTGGCCGTAccacaggtagacacacacactgtcactgacAGACTGACGCTCCGACACATAaacgctcatacacacacacacacacacgtctctgtTGCCACTCGTGAACGAAATACCTTCTTGTTATTCCTCTTCCTTGTTAGCTGGTGGGGATCCTCTTGTCCCAAGTCCTGATCAACCAGATCAAGGACCAGATTGAGCTTCAGAACTACAACCAGCTGCACCATTCTGATCCATGGCGCTGATCCACTAAGATCAAGCACGATCCATCCATCCAGACGGGAGCAGCCTGGAGCAGGACTGGGGACATTTGtatgggagggtgtgtggtgggTCTTTATCGCCCTCTACTGGAGATGGACCCAACTTGCATGTTGGTCAACTTGCAAGACAATATAAATGATGCTTTCAGCCTGAGGAGATCCTGGTTGGGTATGGATTAGCCAGTTAAAACTGGCCAAGACcaaaatgccaaatgttttagaaaaatgtttttaaaccaGCTGATCATCATACAACCCATCTCTGCTTATCATATATCTATCATGGTACTGGACATTGAAAAGGGAAATAAAAGTAGTCTAAAGGCTATCAATCCTGTTATGTTAGTTTTTGTGAATATAGGTTACTGTGTGGGTTGCTGTTTAATGATTGGGAATACGATCAttgcattacatttagcagacggtcttatccagagcgacttacagtaagtacagggacattctccccgaggcgagtagggtgaagtgccttgcccaagtacacaatgtcaattggcacggccggaaatcgaaccggcaaccttttgattaatagcccgactccctaaccaagATTGTGTTGTACATATTTAAGTGAACTTTGTATATTAGGTGTGGTTGGGTCTCCTGCCTGACAACCATCTCtgttacaaatgatttaatAGTTTTCATTGACTTTTTGTAAAGTTTTTGATATTTCGATTTACATTACAAATAGGTCCTTTCCTGTGGTATCTTAAATGATTGTTTTGAATGTTTCAAATACATATTTGGAGAAATAAGATTTTTATAGATCTTAATAAATATTGTCTTTTGACTGAATGATTGTGGGATGCACAATACATACAAGGGCAAACACGTTCCAACATGCATAAGAATAAACGCTGTTTATTTTCCATATCACTCGAGTGTTTAGCTTGGCATGAGCTGCATAAAGCTGCATAACTGATTTTGTTTTCTTAAGCATGTGGTTACAAACAACTATTTTACATCCATTACAAAATCTGAGATAAAGTCTCCAACGAAGTTACTAATTACAAAAAACCACGTCACCAGAAACTAATTTATAATATTATCATCATATTATCATTTTTAATATGTaaacatatttatatttattatctGCTCCAGTTGGGCAGTTCTTCCAACTTCCTTACAACATCCTCACTACACAGGTCCTAACTCAATATCCTAACTCCACGGAACATATTGAAGGATTTCATAGAACTTTCCTccaactcctctccctccattggTTTTATATGCCGACAGTAGAGGGTGCTATGCCGCTTCGAATTGATGCAGAATGCAAGGGTATGCAGCACACCGTGGTTTTAAAATATCAAGTTCAACAGCTTGTCTCTCAGTCTTTCAACTACCCTCCAGTTGAAACAAGCTCTCGGACAAACGTGCAGTTGTTCGTGGTTTAGTCAGTTTGGACCGGACGACATCCGGGGTGTCAACCCATCGTATTTAGCAGTGCACGCGCTGCGCTGCGTCCgtattgtgtgttgttttttggaAGGTCAAGAAATCGCCTGCACGTTTACGCAAAGCGGAGGAAAACTGATCAACTTTCAGAGCTGAGATCAGCTTAATCATATACCAAATTGTTTTCATCGTATCCTATTTCCGGTGAGTGGACCATAAATCCGTGAAATGTTTCTTCTCTTGTGTGACATGTACTCCAATTCATTGTCCACTGTCTGTTTACGTTGACCGCACACCCAGTATTGGTTCTGCTGGCAAATTAAATCACACCAATCATATGGACCGTACTGCAGCCAAATAACTTGACTTGCATTTTATAAGTAGacctataattttttttatctgtATGAAATGTGAATACATGTCATTGTGGTGTGGGGAGTTTGATGGGTTGTCAGTCGGCTGTTCTGAAACTACATCGACAATGGATAGTCTACAAAAGACTAATAACCTGTCAGGTGCTTCCAGCATATAGTGGTTATCCTCATATGCCAAAATTACTCAGGgccataggcctactgtaacgtGCGTGCTATAACCAGATGTTTGGAGAATATGACTCAATTATTGTGTAGGACAACTCGTCATGATACTCATATATCAAGTCGATCAGCCACCATATCGCCATGTGGAAGTAAGAATAATATGACGTGCTCTTATAAGGAACTATTATCGAGAAATACGTGATTGGTGCGTCTTGACGTGACAGCGAAGTGTTGTGTGAGAGATCAGATGTTCAAAGAGGTCATTCAGGGGAGTCAAGAGGACAGCGAACAGTCGACCCCCTTTAACCAGCGCTCCGCCGTGACAGATTTGTATTAAACGTTGTGGAATCCGCTTCTGAGCATTCAAAAGACAGCTAAATTCCCTGTAAATACAGTTAATTGTTCAGACTGTGGAAAGTATATAGATTTAATGTGTACATAAAGATTTAAGCCCTTACTGTTATTACGTTTTAAATACATAGGCTATTAATTCTAGATTAACCATGCAAGATTCCGCACCCAACTCCATAGTCCACTGTTGATTCCACAATAATCCTTGACAGTGTGGAGGGAATACCAGACACATTTACTACCCCTGTGGTTTGTGAAGATCCTTTTTTAGCTTGCGGCTCACCATGGCCCAAGCCTCCAGTCAGGTCTCCACCCAGGGTACGCGTCTGAACCCTGTAATCTGTCCCTGGCCTTGGCCACCACCCTGACTCTCTGCTGACTCAACGTAGCCTGCAAGACCCGAAAAGGCTGAGTCGATGTACTAGGCGTTTGGTTCTGTGTGGAAAGAAAAATAAAGGCTAATTGTGTTTAGTCCCTGCCAAAATGGGAGCGCTTAAGTCAGATGAAACAATGGCACAACATGTATATCACCACAATATAgtgagagagcacacacacacacacaaacatacacacaaacacacacacaaacacacacacaaacacacacacacacccagggggGCAAGGTGccgtcctcttcttcctcctccttctcttatTTCCACTCCTCATTCCTCTTCATTCACCTCCTTCTCTGctacctcctcctcatcctgggTGTTCTTGCCCTCTGGTGTGTGGGTTGACCAGCTGTTGAGTTTGGTAAATGTTGCTGAGTTatagtgatggtgtgtgtgtgtgtgtgagagagagagaaagagagagagaaacagcaatAGGAGTCTGAGTGTTCTTGAGTCTTCTGCCTtcatttgctttggcaggaggAAGAATGTTAGGATATAAAGCCTCTCATCTTCATATTAGggtggtctgtgtgtgcgtgtgtgtgtgtgtgtaagagaaagagagcctcCTGTGTCCAGGCCTGCTTGCTCAgccagagggaagagagggatgtgcCCATCCTTGGCCATGTTGATGGTGCTAATCATGTTCCACTTGAGCCTTGCAGGAACCTGGGAGGTTCAAACAGGACACACGATCTCATTAGCAGAGCAGTGGAATGCCATGTAGACATGACAGTGTGGTGGTATAAGGTCTGGTCTGAGCTGGGGGTGGATTGTGCTGTGCCATGTGTGTTGGGCTGTGGTATGGTGAGGGGTGGCATGGCGAGGGACTGTGTCGTGATTGTGGTATGGCGGGGCGTGGTTTGATTGTTTGATGTGGTGAGTTGCCCTGGTGTGGTATGTTATGGTGGTGTTGCAATGTGTTTTGATGGTTTGGTGGGGCGTGTTGCTATGGTGGGACGTTTAATGGTATAATGGTGTTGaagcagggtttcccgcagcactttacagttaaggcggccgcctaagcaacacacaccTGCCGCCCTAAGTACgttgtaaagaaaaaaaatatatatatatcttttttttacaGGGCGATATCCGCCGTGTTACTCTGTCATGTTTTCTACATTCCATTCCAAAACGCCAGCCTCCCTTCATTAGGCTAATGCACAAACTGtgcgaaccccccccccccccccgccccccctgacGGCggcaccccaccctaccaccttaactaacaccaTGTCTGTGGGAAACCCTGTGTGGAAGGATGTGAAGATAGAGCCAGGTTATAATCAGTGATGAGGGACAGAGATGAATTGAGTCATTAGCCTTCAACATGAACCAGTcttgtaagcagatgaggttaaGGGACCTGTGCATCTGCGAATGTTGAAAGGGGCTACGATAATCATATACATTATAAATGATAAACTAATTGAGTAAAATTGCGTCCCAGCTAGAGCTAAGTTGAGTTTGGGATACGTTTTGTCAGTGAGTCAAAAAAGATAAGTGTAGCATTGACGTTGTTTTGGGCTCATAGTTATCTGTCATAAATATGAATGAGTAATTCAGCAGACTGCCAACCGTatgctttccctctctctctctctctctctctctctctctctctctctctctctctctctctctctctctctctctctctatctctccctctctctctctctctctctctctctctctctctctctctctctctctctctctctctctctctctctctctctctcgctccttctcaACTCTTCAGTGCTGATAGAAACGGCTGCTAAAAGCCCACCACTACACATGACGTGTGTGACTCACATCAGCGATGATGCAGTTGCCCTCGGTAACGCTGCAGATGGTATTCTCAGCCTAATCTGGCAGATGAGCAGGTGTGAGACAGTCACTTAGATAGCTGAAGAACCAGTCAGTTAGTGAGATAGGTGATGAAACAGCCAGTAAGTCAGTCCATTACACGGCTGAAGATACCAGCAGATAGGCAGCCAGTCAGAGAGCCAGCCAATAAACAGCCAGTCAATCAGAGAGAAGAGGTCCATCCTCGGTAAACACCAGCCTTGTTTCCTAGTGATGGACGGCCTGTTAGAGAAGCGCTCTGCGTGGAGACCTGAGTCACATGAAGCCCAGCAGGGCTGCATGGCAGATACCACTGTTCTCACTGAGGGGGATATTACCCCTTTTCAAATGAAAACAGCAAGATCATTCCCACTTGGATTATCTTGAGATATAAAGCTTTAAAGCACTTAGTTTTGATTTGTTATCTTGTAACAccgtttttgtatttttatttgacTTTATGACTCACAGTCTTAATAAGAAACAGGAAAAGACCTTCATGTTTCATGTTTCATTGCTGCAGTCACAGCAGTATCCTCAGACCCTAATCCTGCatttggtgtgtggtgtgttcttTCCCCAGACTTCCCTGCTCCCGCGTGGTGTGAAGGATGGGCCTCTGATCTCACACCCACTGTGGGAACTGTCAGCGCTGCGCTGTAATTGGCTGGCTGCTTTTTGGTGTTGGTGGTCATGGCTAAGAGCCCAGAGGTGAAGCTGGCCGTGTTCGGCAGAGCAGGGGTGGGAAAATCCGGTAGGTCTGTCTTATTCTCTCTGCTCTacttttctcctcttctcttgtattttctcttctctcttcctttctctccttttctctctttctctatttctcagttttttttatctctctctttgtattttctgtccctttctctttctctctctatgccaGTCCAAAGATCTGTAACTGTTTTATCTCGTCTGTATCGCTCTCATTTTCATCCTGCCTGGATCTCTGTCAGGTTTGATATCTTCACTCCCCTTTTGAACAAACTTTGAGCAGTCTGCCAAAAACCTCATACACAAATGGTTGTTAATTCTTGCAGTCCTACTTGTCATTTACCAAGTAACAATCAATCTTGCATGCAATCATCCTATTACACGAGGTCGATGCCCCAGCCAGAGAGATAAGTTACCAACATTATCTACAGTGTCTAACAGGATAACACGGCATACATTTCATGCCGACTGCTAATTAAAACAGATTTCTGTCTGTGGTGATCTACTGTGGTGGAAAACATTCCTTTCACCTGTCTAAGAAGCCCACCTATGTAATACCAGCGCAGCTGGAGGTCATAGGAAAGGCCTGTCATGAAAACTCCAATAAGGACACATGTGGTTCAGATAGAGGGATCCATGATAACCCTGTTACCCCAAGGCCTCTGGGGCTCCCAGGCAGCAGCATGTGCCCCCTTGGACCAGTGGAACAATAGAACATAATACAATGTAATACAATAACAACAGGATAGGATGTAACAGAATGCAAGAGCAAATATTAGAATATAATAGAAGAGAGTAGGATGCAATATATTTGAGTATGATGGAATACAATGGAAAAGTATACAGTTTGATAGAAAAAATCTATTGCAATGAAATGTTCGTTTGTGCTGAACATTGACTTGAAAGGCTATAGACTGTGGATTACAGTTTGACACAAAACAAGCACAAAAACAGATTTTCCCAGCGCCtcagtgcctgtctgtcttcacaGTGTGTGGTAAAGTGGAGATAAAAAGAGTCTGAGACCTATTGTCCCAGCACAGTGTGTCCTGCTGTAAACGTCAAGGCCCAAGTGAGAGGAGGTGGATGATGAAACAGGCAGAAGACCTGCTTTGTATCGCACATCCCGCTATCTGCCGCAAAGCGTTTTCTTTTAGAATCCAATCACAGCCTTGAAAGAGGAGTTTGCTGAGTTCCCGCTCCTGAAAGATGAGGTGATTAGTTTCCCCGGCAGTTCAGGTGCATTTCTGTGATCGTAAAGCCTGTCAGTGTTGGATGTCCACTGTGGTTGAAAGGAAGCGGAAAATCGGTCAGCATCGACCGAGAAGACGAGCTAGAGGTAGAGATCATGAGAGGGAAGAGAccttgagagaggagagaccttGAGAGGAGAGACCGTGAAAGTGGAAAGAccttgagagaggagagaccgtGAAAGTGGAGAGAccttgagagaggagagaccttGAGAGGAGAGTCATGAAAGAGCAGAGaccatgagagaggagagaccatgACAGAGGATAGAccttgagagaggagagaccatgAGAGTAGAGTCCATGAAAGAGGTGAGAccttgagagaggagagaccttGAGAGGAGAGACCATGAAAGTGGAGAGacgatgagagaggagagaccttGAGAGTAGAGTCCATGAAAGAGGTGAGAccttgagagaggagggacctTGAGAGAAGAGACCATGAAAGTGGAGAGACCATGAGATGAGATACCTTGAGAGGAGAGACCATGAAAGAGGAGAGACCTTGAGAGAGAAAAGACCTTGAGAGAGGATGTCGGAGAGATGGTGGTGGAGAGAAGATGGTGGAGATGACGGCAGAGATGATAAGAGACAGTGATTTATCTGATTCACTGGAATCACCACAGGACACAACTATGTTCTCACACCAGGTGTTCACCAGACCTATTCGtatttaaaaaatacaaaacatagtTATGTAACATGAGTCATCTCTACAATACATGGCTGGAACCATCCAGCAGATCTCAACCAAAGTCAGCTGGAGAGTGTTGGAGAGAAGTATTCCACCATGGCTTCATACTACTTCACAGACAGAGCATGgtcgatgagagagagagagagagaggggagaaatgtGGTGGGGCCAGGGGTGattaggagagggagagggagagtgcatAAAGGCTTTCGAGGGCCACATGTGGGTGTAATTGCTTCCTAGTCTGACTGCGACCACGGCTACCTCTGTGACCCCTCCCACTCAGACCTTGATTGGCTGACAGCCACTTGAGTTAGCTTTGAAGCCGGGGTTAGAGGTTGGgtcagcaggagagacagacacacacacacacacacaatatatctCCCTAACTCAGATACCTGCACATATcccaaaatataatataatacaaaataataatactCACTTTTGGTGTTTTACGGATGGATTAgtaatggatggatagatgttGAGGTGCCACAGTAGGTGAGTTCCTCTGCCAGGCTCTGTTTCATATATGACATTGTCCCATTGCACCATGTGGCTCAGAGCTGTTTTAATTCCCCAGACTGTCAGTTTTACCTTCCCTCATAAAGTGATTCTGCCTCGGCTTGGGACTGTGGActggtggtgagtgtgtgtgtgtgtatgtgtgtgctagaGGTACAGGGGGGTTATTAATGGGATCTATTCCTGTAGACGAACAGGAGCGTGATGGACAAGTGATGGTGAGCACGCTCGTCAGACAGGGCTGTGGAGAGTCggcagagacatggagagactggagagagagacgtgaGGCACTGGGGTGAACTGGAGCACTGGATCACCCTCGTCaccaagaggagagggagagaggcagacagacagggctaggttagggcagggcaggcaggctcactgacaggcagacagatagacacgcTGATGGATGGGgacaaaaagggagagagagcaaaatgctgaatgagagaaagaaatacagaaatatacagagagggagacagacagagtgataGACAGAATACAGAGTCCTAATTATGTGTATTAAGTGTATTGACTGGCAGTTTATCTGACTGGTGTTTTCAAGGCTGTGGTTTGTTGACACACAGGAGGTATTGGTGTCTGTAATGGGTATAAATGGGTTCGGTACATCTGTCAGTCAGacaagcactcacacactcataatCACAAAAACACCCACAATTTTGGATGTTCTTTTGGCGTGAGTTTAGCTTTTTTATCTAGGGAATCCAGAAGTGGAAATGGAGTTTATTGAGTGTGAAAGAAAGCCCCATAAAAGGGCCCGTCTGCCAGCTCCACAAACATCCTCTcattctcactctcactctctttctctctctctctctctctctctctctctctctctctctctctctctctctctctctctaattatccttacctccctgcctctccgtctctgtctgtccctctctctctatctctcgctctttctccatTATTCCTGAGGCAAAGAAAggtaacaataatacaagtctGCTTGCTGTTCCAGAAAGACCGCTGTTTATGGTTTCCAGCGGCAGGAGCTGACCATGAATCAGCTTAATGCAAGTAGCTCACTCAGGAAGGGTCTAAACACACTCTTACACTGCATggacagggcacacacacaggtgcacgtacacagacacgcacacacaggcacaaaatGTTAATTACGTTGTGGCTTCGGACCCCTCGGTATTCCCGCTCATGTGATTGAATGACCACTCTTTCACTGATGTAGAATAGGCTTGA
This region includes:
- the tspan33a gene encoding tetraspanin-33; translation: MGRRTGQEYDEDFTFVSPVVKYLLFIFNLIFWIISLVMVSIGVYARMMKQAEAAMACLSVDPAILLMVVGVLMFFITFTGCVGSLRENICLLQTFCVCLTVIFLLQLAAGVLGFVFSDKARNRVTGIINQAIVHYRDDIDLQNLIDFGQKEFSCCGGVTYTDWSQNMYFNCTPDNPSRERCSVPFSCCLISKDQAVINTMCGQGMQELKYLEAEAFIYTNGCIDKLVNWIHSNLFLLGGIALGLAVPQLVGILLSQVLINQIKDQIELQNYNQLHHSDPWR